From a region of the Candidatus Pelagibacter sp. FZCC0015 genome:
- a CDS encoding aldehyde dehydrogenase: protein MPELKKYQMFIDGQWVDSDTKKTFETLNPENNKPWAVVPEASANDVDRAVKAAQKAFEGEWPKMLARDRAKYLRAIGNKLRENSELLGKIETIDTGKLYRETYQQAKYIAEYYDYYAGLADKVEGTVLPIDKPNIQAITTRIPIGVIAAIIPWNSQMFLTATKVAPALAMGNTVVIKCSELAPATMFEFAKLIEETGIPKGVVNVVSGFGDPCGKALTTHNLVEKVAFTGGPETARHIIRNSAENLSEVSLELGGKSPVAVFDDAKQENAINGITAGIFGASGQSCIAGSRLYLQKGIYNEFLDKLASRAEKIKIGAPMDSDTEMGPLSNFKQLEVIEKNIKLTVEQGGKIKCGGKRHPFSNEGYYFPPTIIECENHNLPAAENELFGPVLSVMKFDTEKEVIELMNDNQYGLSSGVYTSDLARGMRVSNAIRAGITFVNTYRLISPSAPFGGIKDSGYGKEAGIDSIKDYTRVKTTWFYTSDEPSLDPFSIR from the coding sequence ATGCCTGAGTTAAAAAAATATCAAATGTTTATAGATGGTCAGTGGGTAGACTCTGATACAAAAAAAACTTTTGAAACTTTAAATCCAGAAAATAATAAGCCTTGGGCTGTAGTACCTGAAGCTAGTGCAAATGATGTTGATAGAGCTGTAAAAGCTGCACAAAAAGCTTTTGAAGGTGAATGGCCAAAAATGCTTGCAAGAGATAGAGCAAAATATTTAAGAGCGATTGGAAATAAGCTCAGAGAAAATTCTGAATTATTAGGAAAGATTGAAACGATTGATACAGGAAAACTGTATAGAGAAACTTATCAACAAGCAAAATATATTGCAGAATATTATGATTACTACGCAGGTTTAGCTGACAAAGTTGAAGGAACAGTTCTTCCAATAGATAAACCAAATATCCAAGCAATCACAACAAGAATTCCAATAGGTGTTATTGCAGCTATCATTCCCTGGAATTCTCAAATGTTTTTAACTGCAACAAAAGTTGCTCCTGCTTTAGCTATGGGTAATACGGTTGTAATTAAATGTTCTGAATTAGCGCCAGCAACTATGTTTGAGTTTGCAAAGTTAATTGAAGAAACTGGAATACCAAAAGGTGTAGTAAATGTAGTTTCTGGTTTTGGAGATCCATGCGGTAAAGCTTTAACTACTCACAACTTGGTTGAGAAAGTAGCTTTTACAGGAGGTCCTGAAACTGCAAGACATATAATTAGAAATTCTGCAGAAAATTTATCTGAAGTAAGTTTAGAGTTAGGTGGAAAAAGTCCTGTAGCTGTTTTTGATGATGCCAAACAAGAAAATGCAATTAATGGAATAACTGCTGGAATATTTGGAGCAAGTGGTCAAAGTTGTATAGCAGGTTCAAGGTTGTACTTACAAAAAGGAATTTATAACGAATTTTTAGATAAATTAGCATCTAGAGCAGAAAAAATTAAAATAGGTGCTCCAATGGACTCTGATACTGAAATGGGTCCCTTGAGTAACTTTAAACAATTAGAAGTAATAGAAAAAAATATTAAATTAACTGTTGAACAAGGTGGAAAAATTAAATGCGGTGGTAAAAGACATCCTTTTTCAAATGAGGGGTATTATTTTCCCCCAACAATTATTGAGTGTGAAAATCATAATTTACCAGCTGCTGAAAATGAACTTTTTGGACCTGTATTATCGGTCATGAAATTTGATACTGAAAAAGAAGTAATAGAATTAATGAATGATAATCAATATGGTCTATCTTCAGGTGTTTATACTAGTGATCTCGCAAGAGGAATGAGGGTGTCTAATGCTATCCGAGCAGGAATAACATTTGTAAATACTTATAGATTAATTTCTCCTTCAGCTCCATTTGGAGGTATCAAGGATAGTGGATATGGAAAAGAAGCAGGAATTGACTCAATTAAAGACTACACAAGAGTAAAAACAACTTGGTTCTACACATCAGACGAACCTTCTCTAGACCCCTTCTCTATAAGATAA
- a CDS encoding ABC transporter substrate-binding protein — translation MRKLFIAVFMFVSSFGSNVMADGHSIKMGIILGFTGPIESLTPAMAASAELAFKEASDSGSLLGGKKIEPVRADSTCVDSAAATAAAEGLISGGVAAIMGADCSGVTGAIATNVAVPNGVVMISPSATSPGLTTLDDNGYFFRTAPSDARGGQILADITKDRKVKSVAITYTNNDYGKGLADVYKAAVEAHGIKVTTVTAHEDGKADYSSEVATLASAGGDAVAVIGYLDQGGKGIIQASLDSGAFDRFILSDGMIGQSLVDAFGKDLSKSFGSLPGSTGKGAGIFAEVAKAGGVEASGPYTGESYDAAALIVLAMQAGNSADRASIAKNVMDVANAPGTKIYPGELKKGLDLLAKGKKINYEGATGVTFTEVGEAEGSFLEQEVKGGKFKTKKQR, via the coding sequence ATGAGAAAACTATTTATCGCTGTATTTATGTTTGTATCAAGTTTTGGTTCAAATGTAATGGCAGACGGACATTCGATTAAAATGGGGATCATTTTAGGATTCACTGGTCCTATTGAATCTCTAACTCCAGCTATGGCTGCATCTGCAGAGCTTGCATTTAAAGAAGCTTCTGATTCAGGTTCGCTATTAGGTGGAAAAAAAATTGAGCCAGTAAGAGCAGACTCAACTTGTGTTGACTCAGCAGCGGCAACAGCTGCAGCTGAAGGTTTAATTTCAGGTGGTGTGGCTGCGATTATGGGAGCAGACTGTTCAGGTGTAACTGGTGCTATTGCAACTAATGTTGCTGTACCAAATGGTGTAGTAATGATCTCACCTTCGGCTACTTCTCCAGGATTAACAACTCTAGATGACAATGGATACTTCTTTAGAACTGCTCCATCTGATGCTAGAGGTGGTCAAATTTTAGCTGATATAACTAAAGATAGAAAAGTAAAAAGTGTTGCAATCACTTATACTAACAATGACTATGGTAAAGGTTTAGCTGATGTTTATAAAGCAGCAGTTGAAGCCCATGGTATTAAAGTTACAACTGTAACTGCTCACGAAGATGGAAAAGCAGATTACTCATCTGAAGTAGCAACTCTTGCTTCTGCTGGTGGTGATGCTGTAGCAGTTATTGGTTACCTTGACCAAGGAGGAAAAGGAATTATTCAAGCTTCTTTAGACTCTGGTGCATTTGATAGATTTATTTTATCAGATGGTATGATCGGTCAATCTTTAGTTGATGCATTCGGAAAAGATTTAAGCAAATCATTTGGATCATTACCAGGTTCTACTGGTAAAGGTGCAGGTATATTTGCTGAAGTTGCAAAAGCTGGAGGTGTAGAAGCTTCTGGTCCTTACACAGGTGAATCTTACGATGCAGCTGCTTTAATCGTTCTTGCAATGCAAGCAGGTAACTCTGCTGATAGAGCATCAATTGCGAAAAATGTAATGGATGTTGCTAACGCTCCTGGAACTAAAATTTATCCAGGTGAACTTAAGAAAGGTTTAGATTTACTAGCAAAAGGTAAAAAGATTAATTACGAAGGTGCTACTGGAGTAACTTTTACTGAAGTTGGTGAAGCTGAAGGTTCTTTCTTAGAACAAGAAGTTAAAGGCGGAAAATTCAAAACTAAAAAACAAAGATAA
- a CDS encoding MFS transporter, producing MNKNLLLLILSQIFAFTAAPVTVFLSGIIGSKFSPIKSLATLPMALSVVGIALFAFFAAKLMSLIGRKLGFIYASIGTCFASLLTAYSIIIESFVLYNLGCFLIGGGIAFSHQYRFAAVEVVDKDYAPKAISIILLAGIGSAFIGPNIANISKGFISDHMYAGSYLALAALSISSIIFLFFFQETKKTSNNQYKTGRSFLELMSQPRFLQALVASAFAYAVMTFLMTATPISMHLMEKISLSKTGFVIQLHIAAMFLPSLVTGNLIKRFGHSKIMHMGVLLFLVTIITSLFEQNFINYLIALIFLGLGWNFLFISGTSLLVLCYREEEKFRAQGYNDFIVYTIQAAASLSAGVFLSLTSWKTMNLICLIFLIIIALSTIRADLKKNPSN from the coding sequence ATGAATAAAAATCTTTTGTTACTTATTTTAAGCCAGATTTTTGCTTTTACAGCTGCACCGGTTACCGTTTTTTTAAGTGGTATAATTGGTTCGAAATTTAGTCCAATAAAATCTTTAGCAACTCTTCCAATGGCTTTATCAGTCGTTGGAATTGCGTTATTTGCTTTTTTTGCTGCAAAGCTAATGAGTTTGATTGGACGAAAATTAGGATTTATTTATGCATCAATAGGCACATGTTTTGCATCTCTTTTAACTGCTTACTCAATAATAATAGAAAGCTTTGTCTTGTATAATTTAGGATGCTTTTTAATTGGCGGAGGAATAGCTTTCAGTCATCAATACCGTTTTGCAGCAGTCGAGGTTGTAGATAAGGATTATGCACCAAAAGCAATTTCTATCATTTTATTAGCGGGAATAGGTTCGGCTTTTATTGGCCCAAATATTGCAAACATTTCGAAAGGATTTATTTCAGATCATATGTATGCAGGTTCTTATCTTGCTCTTGCAGCATTATCTATTTCATCAATAATATTTTTATTTTTTTTTCAAGAAACTAAAAAGACATCAAACAATCAATATAAAACTGGAAGAAGTTTTTTAGAACTTATGTCACAACCAAGATTTCTACAGGCGCTTGTAGCTTCAGCTTTTGCCTATGCTGTAATGACTTTTTTAATGACAGCCACACCTATAAGTATGCACTTGATGGAGAAAATAAGTTTGTCCAAGACTGGATTTGTTATTCAGCTCCATATAGCAGCTATGTTTTTACCTTCACTAGTTACTGGAAATTTAATTAAAAGGTTTGGTCATAGTAAAATTATGCATATGGGAGTTTTATTGTTTTTAGTCACAATTATTACCAGTTTATTTGAACAAAACTTTATTAATTATTTGATTGCTCTTATTTTTCTAGGTCTAGGATGGAATTTTTTGTTTATTTCAGGAACGAGCTTACTTGTTTTGTGTTACAGAGAAGAGGAAAAATTTAGAGCTCAAGGGTATAATGATTTTATCGTTTACACTATTCAAGCAGCAGCGAGTTTGTCTGCTGGGGTGTTTCTAAGCTTAACTAGCTGGAAAACTATGAATTTAATATGTTTGATTTTTCTAATTATAATAGCTCTTTCTACTATAAGAGCTGATTTAAAAAAAAACCCCAGTAATTAA
- a CDS encoding branched-chain amino acid ABC transporter permease produces MIVLILMVGIFQSWNIALSIFNLCLISAVMTMGANIQWGYAGLINFGIMGYTALGGLAAVLISVDPVQEAWRAGGFDILMCLWLIIVMVLVIRFILKNFEKSKLRTYSIAALIITGIIIIRVTAEPGIEKIEAVNPATTGFLGGFGLPIIFSWVVGALFAGGLAFIVGKVALGLRADYLAIATLLISEIVIAIIKHEDWLTRGVKNVIGLKRPAPYEVDLQTTDWFISLVEKFNSGKLSVIDNLADRQAALNQLVIEGSSVFVKLCYSGLFLVVVIILLILTQKALYSPWGRMMRAIRDNEEAANAMGKNVVKQHLLIFILGSAIVGIAGAMLVTQDGLFTPGSYRPMRYTFLIWVMVIVGGSGNNFGAILGGFVVWFLWIEAAPISMFLINFFTAGIPETNAIKAHLIESVPYFRFLLMGLGLLFIMRYRPKGILPEKIEIK; encoded by the coding sequence ATGATAGTACTTATTCTTATGGTTGGGATATTTCAATCTTGGAATATAGCTTTATCAATATTTAATCTTTGTTTGATTTCTGCAGTAATGACGATGGGTGCAAATATTCAATGGGGATACGCTGGTTTAATTAATTTTGGAATTATGGGCTATACAGCTTTAGGCGGTTTAGCTGCTGTATTGATTTCTGTAGACCCTGTTCAAGAAGCTTGGAGGGCAGGAGGTTTTGATATTTTGATGTGCTTATGGCTTATCATTGTAATGGTTCTAGTTATTAGATTTATTTTGAAAAATTTTGAAAAATCAAAATTAAGAACCTATAGTATTGCAGCTCTTATCATAACAGGGATTATAATTATTAGAGTAACCGCAGAGCCAGGAATTGAAAAAATTGAAGCTGTAAATCCTGCAACAACAGGTTTTCTTGGAGGATTTGGTTTACCAATAATTTTTTCATGGGTAGTTGGAGCTCTTTTTGCGGGCGGATTAGCATTTATAGTTGGAAAAGTTGCTCTTGGTCTTAGAGCTGATTATTTAGCTATTGCTACACTTCTTATTTCAGAAATAGTTATTGCAATTATTAAACACGAAGATTGGCTCACAAGAGGTGTGAAAAACGTTATTGGATTAAAAAGACCTGCACCATATGAGGTAGATCTACAAACTACAGATTGGTTTATAAGCTTAGTTGAAAAGTTTAATTCAGGAAAATTAAGTGTAATTGATAATTTGGCTGATCGACAAGCTGCTTTAAACCAACTTGTAATTGAAGGCTCATCAGTATTTGTAAAACTATGTTACTCAGGATTATTCTTAGTAGTAGTTATTATTCTTTTAATTTTAACTCAAAAAGCTCTTTATTCTCCTTGGGGAAGAATGATGAGAGCAATAAGAGATAATGAGGAAGCTGCAAATGCAATGGGGAAAAATGTTGTTAAACAACACTTGTTAATTTTTATTTTAGGCTCAGCTATCGTTGGAATTGCTGGCGCAATGTTGGTTACACAAGATGGTTTGTTTACTCCAGGAAGCTATAGACCTATGAGATATACTTTCTTAATTTGGGTAATGGTAATTGTAGGAGGAAGTGGAAACAACTTTGGTGCAATTTTAGGTGGTTTCGTTGTATGGTTTTTATGGATTGAAGCTGCACCAATATCAATGTTTTTAATTAATTTCTTTACAGCAGGTATTCCTGAAACAAATGCAATTAAAGCTCATTTAATTGAAAGCGTTCCTTATTTTAGATTTTTACTGATGGGATTAGGATTGTTGTTTATAATGAGGTATCGACCTAAAGGTATACTTCCAGAAAAAATAGAAATAAAGTAA
- a CDS encoding branched-chain amino acid ABC transporter permease, protein MDFVNAIILLLNYIFIPALTYGSQLALGAIFVTLIYGILRFANFATGDMMSFGTMATILFTWYFQSLGVSLGVLPTALLAIPFGIILMILYMLLIDKFVFKYYRHQKSPPVQFAMVSIGVMFVTQAVVRIIIGPGDRRFFDGEKFIIKAREFKEMTGLNEGLALKSTQVITIFVTIVLVSLLFWFLNRTKTGKSMKAYSDNEDLALLSGIDPKKIVLVTWVIAGILATIGGVLYGLDKSFKPFTYFNNMLPIFAAAIVGGIGNPFGAFLGGYVIAFSEILLTYAYKKFFMYILPESMEPNSLVQLLSTDYKFAVSFSILVIVLIYRPSGIFKGKVL, encoded by the coding sequence ATGGATTTTGTAAATGCAATAATTCTTTTATTAAATTATATTTTCATTCCCGCATTAACTTATGGTTCTCAGTTAGCACTAGGTGCAATCTTTGTTACTCTTATTTATGGAATTTTAAGATTTGCGAATTTTGCTACTGGAGACATGATGTCTTTTGGAACCATGGCAACGATTTTATTTACATGGTATTTTCAATCTTTAGGTGTTTCTTTAGGTGTTTTACCTACTGCTTTATTAGCTATCCCATTTGGAATTATTTTGATGATTCTTTACATGCTTTTAATAGATAAATTTGTATTCAAATATTATAGACATCAAAAAAGCCCTCCAGTTCAGTTTGCTATGGTAAGTATTGGAGTAATGTTTGTAACACAAGCTGTTGTAAGAATAATAATTGGACCTGGGGATAGAAGATTTTTTGATGGAGAAAAATTTATTATTAAAGCTCGTGAATTTAAAGAGATGACAGGTTTAAATGAAGGTCTTGCATTAAAATCAACTCAAGTAATAACTATTTTTGTTACAATAGTTTTAGTTTCTTTATTATTTTGGTTTTTAAATAGAACAAAAACTGGAAAGAGCATGAAAGCTTATTCGGATAATGAGGATCTTGCATTACTTTCAGGTATTGATCCAAAAAAAATAGTTTTAGTGACTTGGGTAATTGCTGGTATTTTAGCTACTATAGGTGGTGTTTTGTATGGTTTAGACAAAAGTTTCAAACCATTTACTTATTTTAACAATATGCTTCCTATCTTTGCTGCTGCAATAGTTGGAGGAATTGGAAATCCTTTTGGAGCTTTTTTAGGAGGATACGTTATAGCTTTTTCTGAAATTTTATTAACTTATGCTTATAAAAAATTCTTTATGTATATTTTACCAGAAAGTATGGAACCAAATAGTTTAGTTCAACTACTGTCTACAGATTACAAGTTTGCAGTCTCGTTCTCAATCCTGGTAATAGTTTTAATTTACAGGCCTTCAGGAATATTTAAGGGGAAAGTATTGTGA